The uncultured Ilyobacter sp. nucleotide sequence GAATATGTCAGAAATAATCCAGATAAAGCTCACAAAATAATGTCCTCTAAAGAAAATATGTCTGAAAAAGAGTTTCAGGAATTTTATAATAGTTTTTATTTTTATACCCAAAATGAAAATAAAACAATGTTTTCTGCTGGCGTATTAAAAACCCATATAAACGAACTAAATGAATTCTTATTAAAAAACAATCTCTTGCAAGATACAGTAAATGCCAGAGATATTTATTCTGAAGAAATAATCAATAACATTACAGATTGAATCCAACTTTCGATTTTCAAAAAATTTTAACAGGTGAATATAATGAATATAATAAAGAAAAATTTCATAAAGTTTTGTCTAAAAATCATCTTAGGAATAGCTATCACAATGACTGCTGTAACTATCTTAGCATCTTTTCTGTACCAAAAATTTTTCTATGATTATATTCAAACTAACACAGAAAAAGAAATCTCTGCTATACTGGACAGTGTAAATTTATCAAGTTCAATTTTAATACAAAACAATGACTTCTATGATCTTCAGCGTATGACGGAAAGTATAGGGGCCAGTGGTTTTATTAAGGAAATTACAATTTATGATAAGAATAAAAATATTATCGCTTCAAATAAAAATCTTAATGAATCTGGTAGTTTGCGTACTGAAAATTTAGATGACCTTTTTAACGGCAGAAAGTTTAAATACACAAAATCTGATTTTTCTACCGACACTTTGGTCATGGCCATTCCAATTAATGGGAGTAGATACAGCATTATAAATAATAATGATATTACTGGGGTTATTTATATAAAATCTGATATTGGTTCTATAAAAGGACTCTTGAACAACTTAAACAATTCTTTCCTTAAAACTGAATTTATAATAGTAATACTACTCTTACTTGGTATTATAGGGGTGGTGACCTTTAGCCTTTTCATTCCTGCCTCAAAACTCTATAAGGCGGCTCAGGCAGTTTCAGAAGGAGACTACTCCTATCACGTAGATGAATCCAAGGGCAGGGAATTTTACCCTTTAATCAAGGAATTCAATAACATGACCCAAAAAATAAAAACAAGAGATGAAGAGTTAAAATTACTTCATGATAAATTAAAAGGTCATAATGAATATCTTGAAATTAAAGTAAATAATCGAGATATGGAGTTAAAGCTGACCCAGGATATCACAATTAGAAGTCTGGCTTACCTGGCTGAAACCAGGGATAATGAAACAGGAAGTCATATCTTCAGAACCCAGCATTACGTTGAAACACTGGCAGAATATCTTAAAGACAATCCAAAATTTTCTAAGGAGCTTACCTCAAAGAATATTGAGTTGATGTTTAAATCAGCTCCTTTG carries:
- a CDS encoding HD domain-containing phosphohydrolase, producing the protein MNIIKKNFIKFCLKIILGIAITMTAVTILASFLYQKFFYDYIQTNTEKEISAILDSVNLSSSILIQNNDFYDLQRMTESIGASGFIKEITIYDKNKNIIASNKNLNESGSLRTENLDDLFNGRKFKYTKSDFSTDTLVMAIPINGSRYSIINNNDITGVIYIKSDIGSIKGLLNNLNNSFLKTEFIIVILLLLGIIGVVTFSLFIPASKLYKAAQAVSEGDYSYHVDESKGREFYPLIKEFNNMTQKIKTRDEELKLLHDKLKGHNEYLEIKVNNRDMELKLTQDITIRSLAYLAETRDNETGSHIFRTQHYVETLAEYLKDNPKFSKELTSKNIELMFKSAPLHDIGKVGISDSILLKPSGLTKEEFEIMKKHTIYGKETIEKSEKFIGNKSFLSFAKEIAYSHHEKWDGSGYPEGLSGEDIPLSARIMAISDVYDALVSERPYKKAFTHEEAVRIILEGDGRTSPKHFDPDILSAFSKIQHKFEEIYNNHPDGE